From Salvia splendens isolate huo1 chromosome 16, SspV2, whole genome shotgun sequence, a single genomic window includes:
- the LOC121770969 gene encoding LOW QUALITY PROTEIN: LRR receptor-like serine/threonine-protein kinase FLS2 (The sequence of the model RefSeq protein was modified relative to this genomic sequence to represent the inferred CDS: inserted 1 base in 1 codon), translated as MANHPTKYPIILLIFHFSSFRFGIRQSRACHPTDSEALLNFKRRITSDPLKLLHSWIPHKDCCTTWEGIVCDPSSGRVLNLTRPGLYSDSDSPVGTSMSGTVSPFLGNLSSLQVLELGNLKNLKGHIPSELGKLTNLRHMFLNSNGLEGSIPSSIEGLSRLQSLFLSNNHLMGPIPQNLFKKMTSLSQLWLAENMLSGSIPPSIGTMLELRYLDFHDNNFSGSVPASIGMLQNLVRLDMSKNQLSGPIPASIGNLSNLMELDLNNNCLNGSIPPSIGNMKSLEFVVLSDNALSGPIPDSIGNLHKVQSLILENNNLSGNIPTTIGHMADLKAIYLSNNTFTGKIPPTLSRLESLLTLDLSENRLSGPIPPELATNRNLQDLDLSSNPLFLHTIPXWLKKLSLFRLHLRHTGLVGHLPEWLSSSSVSTLDLSNNSLTGKLPGWIGNMTNLSFLNLSNNKFHSSLPHQFQNLSRLSDLDLHSNMLSGRLTRVLSKAAGFALGHLNSIDLSHNNFSGPIDAGIGDLGVMGSLGSLILSHNPLGGKIPESLGKLGYLQVLKLEGNALSGKIPEELAEAKLLETVLLSENGLSGKIPEGILNLENLSELNVSRNRLSGEIPLHKSKIPASCFAGNHGLCGAPLAPCKD; from the exons ATGGCGAATCATCCAACCAAATACCCCATTATCCttctcattttccactttagTTCCTTCAGATTTGGGATTCGACAATCCCGAGCCTGCCACCCTACGGATAGTGAGGCGCTCCTCAATTTCAAGAGAAGAATCACTTCCGATCCCTTGAAATTGCTCCACTCTTGGATTCCTCACAAAGATTGTTGCACTACATGGGAGGGAATCGTGTGCGACCCTTCCTCGGGTCGAGTCCTCAATTTGACCCGTCCCGGGCTTTATTCCGACTCGGATTCACCCGTGGGCACCTCAATGTCTGGAACAGTGTCCCCGTTTCTTGGGAATCTCTCTTCCCTTCAAGTTCTCGAACTGGGCAATCTGAAGAACTTAAAGGGCCACATCCCATCTGAATTGGGCAAGCTTACTAACTTGCGCCACATGTTTCTCAACTCAAACGGTCTCGAAGGATCAATCCCGAGCTCCATAGAGGGCTTGAGTCGGTTACAAAGCCTCTTTCTTAGCAACAACCATCTCATGGGCCCGATCCCCCAAAATCTTTTCAAGAAAATGACATCTCTCTCCCAACTCTGGCTTGCGGAGAACATGTTGTCCGGATCGATACCACCCTCGATAGGCACAATGCTGGAGCTAAGATACCTCGATTTCCACGACAACAATTTCAGCGGAAGCGTACCTGCGTCCATAGGAATGCTTCAAAACCTCGTACGCCTTGACATGTCAAAAAACCAGCTATCGGGGCCCATACCAGCATCAATAGGAAACCTGTCCAATCTCATGGAATTGGATCTCAACAACAATTGCCTCAACGGAAGCATCCCACCATCCATAGGAAACATGAAATCCCTCGAATTCGTCGTCCTATCTGACAACGCTCTTTCCGGCCCAATCCCGGACTCCATCGGCAACCTACACAAGGTCCAAAGCCTGATCCTGGAAAACAACAATCTCAGCGGAAACATCCCCACCACCATCGGCCACATGGCCGACCTCAAGGCCATATACCTCTCCAACAACACCTTCACCGGAAAAATTCCACCAACCCTCTCCCGCCTCGAGAGTCTACTAACCCTAGACCTGTCAGAAAACCGGCTCTCTGGCCCGATCCCACCCGAACTCGCCACCAACCGCAACCTCCAAGACCTAGACCTTTCCTCCAACCCCCTCTTCCTCCACACCATCC CCTGGCTAAAAAAACTCTCCCTCTTCCGCCTCCACCTCCGCCACACGGGCCTCGTCGGCCACCTCCCCGAGTGGCTATCCTCCTCCTCCGTGTCCACCCTCGACCTCTCCAACAACTCCCTCACCGGAAAACTCCCCGGATGGATCGGAAACATGACAAACCTCTCCTTCCTCAACCTCTCCAACAACAAATTCCACTCCTCACTCCCTCACCAGTTCCAAAACCTCTCCCGCCTCTCCGATCTCGACCTCCACTCCAACATGCTCTCCGGGAGGCTGACTCGGGTGCTCTCGAAGGCCGCCGGCTTCGCTCTCGGCCACTTGAACTCCATCGATCTCTCGCACAACAACTTCTCCGGCCCCATAGACGCTGGAATCGGAGATTTGGGCGTGATGGGATCGCTAGGATCTCTCATTCTCTCCCACAATCCGCTGGGAGGGAAGATTCCGGAATCTTTAGGGAAATTGGGGTATCTTCAGGTGCTGAAACTCGAAGGAAACGCTCTTTCCGGGAAGATTCCGGAGGAGCTGGCGGAGGCGAAGCTTCTGGAAACTGTGTTACTGTCGGAAAACGGATTGAGCGGGAAGATTCCGGAGGGAATCTTGAATCTTGAGAATCTTAGTGAGCTTAATGTTTCGAGGAATCGGCTGAGCGGGGAGATTCCGCTGCATAAAAGCAAGATTCCGGCTTCGTGTTTTGCTGGGAATCATGGTTTGTGTGGGGCTCCACTTGCTCCATGTAAGGATTaa